The sequence TGATCGACGAGGCCCAGGCGATCAAGAACCCCGGCGCCAAGCAGTCGATGGCGGCCCGCGACCTGGGCCGGGCCGGCCGCAGCAGCCGCTTCCGGATCGCCCTCACCGGCACCCCGGTGGAAAACCGGGTGAGCGAGCTGTGGGCCCTGATGGACTTCCTCAATCCGAAGGTGCTTGGCGATGAGGCCTTCTTCCACCAGCGCTACCGGCTGCCGATCGAGCGCTATGGCGACATGGCCTCGCTGCGCGATCTCAAGGCCAGGGTGGGGCCCTTCATCCTGCGGCGCCTGAAGACCGACCGCTCGATCATCTCCGACCTGCCGGACAAGGTGGAGCTGCACGAATGGGTGGGGCTAAGCCCCGAGCAGAAAAAGCTCTACACCCGCACCGTGGACGAGAGCATGGATGCCATCGCCCGGGCACCTCTGGGCCAGAAGCACGGCCAGGTGCTGGCCCTGCTCACCCGGCTCAAGCAGGTGTGCAACCATCCCGCCCTGGCCCTGCGCCAGCAGCCCAGCAGCGACGACCCCCAGTTCTTCGAGGGGTTCTCCGCCCGCAGCGCCAAGCTGCAACGCCTGGAGGAAATCCTCGAGGAGGTGATCGAAGCCGGAGACCGGGCCCTGCTGTTCACCCAGTTCTCCGAATGGGGCCTGCTGCTGAAGGCTCACCTGGAGCGCAGCTGGCGCCAGGAGGTGCCCTTCCTCTACGGCAGCACCAGCAAGGCGGAACGCCAGGCCATGGTGGATCGATTCCAGGACGATCCCCGCGGCCCGCAGCTTTTCCTGCTGTCGCTGAAGGCCGGTGGTGTGGGCCTCAACCTCACCCGGGCCAGCCACGTGTTCCACATCGATCGCTGGTGGAATCCGGCCGTGGAGAACCAGGCCACCGACCGCGCCTACCGCATCGGTCAGCAGAACCGGGTGATGGTGCACAAGTTCATCACCAGCGGCTCGGTGGAGGAGAAGATCGACAGGATGATCACCGAAAAGGCCCGACTCGCCGAAGACATCGTGGGCTCCGGCGAAGAGTGGCTGGGGGGCCTGGACGTAGGCCAGCTGCGTGACCTGGTGGCCCTGGAGGAATGATCCTCCCCAGCCTGATCCCAGCGATTCCCACCGTCATCCTGTTGCCATGACCAGCACTCCGATCACCACCCAGCTCGGCAACGAGGGCCTCGGCCAGCAGGCCTGGTGGGTGGCCCAGTGGATGGAGCTGATCAACTCCTACCGCTTCAAGAAACGCCTGGAGCGGGCCTGGGAGTATGCCCGCTCCGGCAACGTCACCTCGATCCGTTTCGAGGGGCGCCGGGTGCACGCCCGGGTGCAGGGCAGCGGCGACGATCCCTACAAGGTGAAGCTCTGGCTCGACGTGCTCAACGACGACGACTGGGGCTATGTGCTGGAGGCCCTCAGCCAGAACGCCCGCTGGTCAGCCCAGCTGCTGGCCGGCGTGATGCCGGAGGACATCGAGCGAGCCTTCGCCGCCTCCGGCAAACGCCTCTTCCCCTTCAAGCTGCAGGAGGTGCGCAGCGAGTGCACCTGTCCGGACAAGACGAACCCCTGCAAGCACGTGAGCGCGGTGTTCTACCTGATGGGGGAGCGCTTCAGTGAAGACCCCTTCGTGCTGTTCCAGCTGCGGGGCCGATCCCGCGCCCAGCTGCTGGCCGACCTGGCCAAGCGACGCCAGACGATGCTGGCCAGACAGGCCCGCGGCAAGGGCAGCCGGCCTGCCGCGGCCCTCGCCACAGCGCAGCCCGTGCATTCGGCCATCCGCGATCCCAGCCGCTGGTGGCGCTACGAAGCCCCCCTGCCGCCCGATCTGGTGGTGATCACGCCGGCGATGGAGGGGGAAACCGGGCTCGATGCCGCCGGCCGACTGCCCCTGGCGGAGTCGCCCCGCTTTCCCGAGGCCAACGGACTGTTTCTCGAGCACCTGCTGACCTACAACCGGGAGCGCTCCAACGAGGCCATGGCCCGGGCCATGGACAACGGCAATGAGGAGAAAGAGACGGAGAAGGAGAAGGAGGCGGCGGGATCAGCCGCAGGCACTGGCTCCTGAACCGGCCACGCCCCAGCCACGCCCGATCGCAGCCCACCGATGATCTCCTCCCAGGCAAAGCAGAACGTCCTGGCCGGCTGGCTGCAGCCGGACGCGCTGCAGACGGTCTGCTCGATCCTGCAGTCCCACCAGCAGGCCTTCGGCAGGCCCCTGCTGGCGGGCCTGGCCGCGGACGCCTCCGACCTGCAGCGGGCCCAGGCCCTGTTCGCCTCTCCGGCTGCGGTGCTCGCCCATGACGGCGCCGATCCAGACACCGACCCCGGCCCCCGGTTGATCTACGCCAACCGCAGCGCCCTCGTGCTGTGGCGCCGGCGCTGGGGGGAGATGGTGGGCCTGCCCTCGAAATTCACCGCCGCAGCCCAGGAGCGCAGCGGCCGGCAGCAGGCTCTGCGCCAGGCCAGGGCGGCTGAGGCCCTCAGCGGCTATGGCGGGGTACGGATCGACAGCCGGGGGCGCCGCTTCCGGATTGAGGGGGCCCGGCTGTGGACCCTGCGGGATGCCAGGGGCTGCCCCAGGGGCCAGGCCGCCCGCTTCAGCGCCTGGTACTGGCTCTGAGCGGCAGGTGTCGGCGGCGACAGGGATCGGTGCGGCCGATCGAGACAACGATCCGCTGGCGTTACCTACAGTCATCTTTCTTCCCGAGGGTGTCCATGGCAGCTGTCACCTCCCCGTTCGCCGCGGCCCAGCCTGCCGCTGCTCCTGCCCAGCCCGCCGGGTCGCCGCGCCTCAGCCTGCAGTGCGAGGCCATCGCCGCCGACACCACCGCGATCCGCTCCCTGGACTGGGACCGCAGCCGTTTCGACATCGAATTCGGGCTGCGCAACGGCACCACCTACAACGCCTTTCTGGTGCGCGGCGCCCAGACGGCCCTGGTGGACACCAGCCACCTCAAGTTCGCCGATACCTGGCTGCCCCTGCTGGAGGAGCAGATCGATCCGGCCGCGATCGACTACCTGATCGTGTCCCACACCGAGCCCGACCATTCCGGCCTGATCGGCCACCTGATCGATCGCAACCCCGACATCCTGATCGTGGGTTCCAAGGTGGCGATCCAGTTCCTCCAGGATCAGGTGCACCGGCCCTTCAAGAGCCGCGCCGTCAAGAGTGGCGACGAGCTCGATCTGGGCACCAACCCCGAGAGCGGCTGCGCGCATCGCTTCTCCTTCCTGAGTGCGCCGAATCTGCACTGGCCCGACACGATCTTCTCCTTCGATCACGGCACCGGCACCCTCTACACCTGCGATGCCTTCGGGCTGCACTACTGCTCCGATGAGCTGTTTGACAGCGACCCCGGCGCCATCGCCCCGGACTTCCGCTTCTACTACGACTGCCTGATGGGGCCCAATGCCCGCAGCGTGCTGCAGGCCCTCAAGCGCATGGACGCTCTGCCGCAGATCCACACGGTCGCCGTGGGCCATGGGCCCCTGCTGCGTCACCACCTCAGCCTGTGGCTGAACGACTACCGCGACTGGAGCAGCGACCGCAGCGCCGGTGAGACCTATGCCGCCGTCTGCTACGTGAGCCAGTACGGCTTCTGTGACCGGCTCAGCCAGGCGATCGCCCGCGGCATCGGCAAGGCCGGTGCCCAGGTGCAGCTGGTGGATCTGCGCGCCACCGATGCCCAGGAGCTGAGCGCCCTGGTGGGGGAGGCCAGCGCCGTGGTGGTGCCCACCTGGCCCGCCAGCCCCGACGCCGAGCTGCAGGCCTCGATCGGCACCCTGCTGGCCGCGATCAAACCGAAGCAATGGGTGGCCTGCTACGACGCCTTCGGCGGCAACGACGAGCCGATCGACACCGTGGCCTCCAAGCTGCGCAGCCTCGGCCAGAAGGCCGCCTTCGAGCCTCTGCGCATCCGCCAGGTGCCCCATGCGGACGACTACCAGCGCTGTGAGGAGGCCGGCACCGATCTGGGCCAGCTGCTCACCAAGGCGCGCACGATCGCGGCCATGAAGGCGCTCGACGGCGACCTGGACAAGGCCCTGGGCCGCCTGAGCGGCGGGCTTTACGTGGTGACGGCCCAGCAGACCACCGAGGATGGCGGCAGCCTCAGCAGCGCCATGGTGGCCAGCTGGGTGAGTCAGGCCAGCTTTGAGCCACCCGGCCTCACCGTGGCCGTGGCCAAGGACCGGGCGATCGAATCCCTGCTCCAGGTGGGCGATCGCTTCGTGCTCAACATCCTGCGGGAGGACAACCACCAGCTGCTGCTACGCCACTTCCTCAAGCGCTTCCCGCCCGGGGCCGACCGCTTCGCCGGTGTGGCCACCGTGGAGGGCGCCGCCGCGGGCGGGCCCGTGCTCGGGGATGCCCTGGCCTTCCTGGGATGCCGCGTGGCCCAGCGGATGGAGGGGCCTGACCACTGGATCATCTACGCCGAGGTGGAAGTGGGGAACGTGGCCGACACTGAGGCCGCCACCGCCGTGCACCACCGCAAGGTGGGCAACCACTACTGATGACAACCTCGATCGGCGGATCGCCCGCCCAGGCTGCCCCGACAGCCGAGCGCCGCGTGCTGGTGATCCGTCTGGAGCCCACGCTGGTGTGCCTGCGGGGCCTGAGTCCACGCCGTTCGCGCTTTGAGGTGGAATACGGCCTCGAACGGGGCACCACCGCCAACAGCTTCCTGTTTGAGCAGGGCAGCACCAGCACCGGCCACACGGTGCCGCCGGTGCTGATCCATCCCCCCGGCATGACCTATGCCGAACCGTTCTTCGCTGCTCTGGCGGAGCTGGTTCCGAGCCATGAGGCGCTGAAGGTGGTGGTGGGAGTGGTGAACCCCAACCGGGTGGAACTGCTGAGGGCCCTGGCGGCCCGCTGGCCGAACCTGGCCCTGGTGGCCTCGAATGCCGGGGCCAAGCTGGTGCGTGAGCTCTGGGATCAACGGCGTCCACCGGCCCCGGGGGCACCGGAGCTGGCGCCGCTGCCGCCCCAGCCGACGATCGATGTGGTGAAGCAGGAGGCGAGCCGCCCCCTGGCCGGTGGGCTGCAGCTGCGCCTGATTCCGGCTCCCACCCCCCGCTGGCCCGGCGCCCTGATGGCGTTCGAGGAGTCCACGGGTCTGCTGATGAGCAGCAAGTTCTTCTCCGCCCACATCTGTCAGGAGGGTTTCGCCGAGGCCAACCGCAGCAGCACCGAGGAGGACCGGCGCTGGTTCTACGACTGCCTGATGGCCCCCATGGCCCGGCAGGTGGAAACCGTTCTCGATCGGATCGACGAACTGCCGATCCGAACGATCGCCCCATTCCACGGCCCTGCCATCGCCGAGAGCTGGCGCAGCCTTCTGGCCGACTACCGCCGCTGGGGGGAGGGCCAGAACCGATCGAGGCTGTCGGTGGCGCTGCTCTACGCCAGTGCCTACGGCAACACCGCCACCATCGCCGATGGCCTGGCCCGGGGCGTTTCCCGCACCGGCGTGCGGGTGGAGAGCATCAACTGTGAATTCAGCGAGCCGGATCAGCTGCAGGCGGCGATCCGCTCCTGCGATGCCCTGCTGATCGGCTCTCCCACCCTGGGCGGCCATGCGCCCACCCCGATCGTGGCGGCCCTGGGCACGGTGCTGGCGGAGGGCGACCGTACCAAGCCCGTGGGGGTGTTCGGCAGCTTTGGCTGGAGCGGCGAGGCGCTGGATCTGCTGGAGAGCAAGCTGCGCGATGGCGGCTTCCAGTTCGCGTTCGAGCCGATCAAGGTGAAGTTCAGCCCCGATGCCCTGGCCC is a genomic window of Cyanobium sp. NS01 containing:
- a CDS encoding SWIM zinc finger family protein, translated to MTSTPITTQLGNEGLGQQAWWVAQWMELINSYRFKKRLERAWEYARSGNVTSIRFEGRRVHARVQGSGDDPYKVKLWLDVLNDDDWGYVLEALSQNARWSAQLLAGVMPEDIERAFAASGKRLFPFKLQEVRSECTCPDKTNPCKHVSAVFYLMGERFSEDPFVLFQLRGRSRAQLLADLAKRRQTMLARQARGKGSRPAAALATAQPVHSAIRDPSRWWRYEAPLPPDLVVITPAMEGETGLDAAGRLPLAESPRFPEANGLFLEHLLTYNRERSNEAMARAMDNGNEEKETEKEKEAAGSAAGTGS
- a CDS encoding diflavin flavoprotein translates to MTTSIGGSPAQAAPTAERRVLVIRLEPTLVCLRGLSPRRSRFEVEYGLERGTTANSFLFEQGSTSTGHTVPPVLIHPPGMTYAEPFFAALAELVPSHEALKVVVGVVNPNRVELLRALAARWPNLALVASNAGAKLVRELWDQRRPPAPGAPELAPLPPQPTIDVVKQEASRPLAGGLQLRLIPAPTPRWPGALMAFEESTGLLMSSKFFSAHICQEGFAEANRSSTEEDRRWFYDCLMAPMARQVETVLDRIDELPIRTIAPFHGPAIAESWRSLLADYRRWGEGQNRSRLSVALLYASAYGNTATIADGLARGVSRTGVRVESINCEFSEPDQLQAAIRSCDALLIGSPTLGGHAPTPIVAALGTVLAEGDRTKPVGVFGSFGWSGEALDLLESKLRDGGFQFAFEPIKVKFSPDALALKAIEETGTALGRELQSARKRQERRSGGGLHESLSDPALKALGRVVGSLCVLTAQKSAADSPDLGGAMVASWVSQASFSPPGFTVAVAKDRAVEGLLHIGDQFALNVLAAGRETGPMKRFLKPFSPGADRFAGLELEHTPGGQPVLPEALAWLEATVQQRMECGDHWLIYAQAQEGGVLDPEGTTAVHQRRTGSNY
- a CDS encoding diflavin flavoprotein, whose protein sequence is MAAVTSPFAAAQPAAAPAQPAGSPRLSLQCEAIAADTTAIRSLDWDRSRFDIEFGLRNGTTYNAFLVRGAQTALVDTSHLKFADTWLPLLEEQIDPAAIDYLIVSHTEPDHSGLIGHLIDRNPDILIVGSKVAIQFLQDQVHRPFKSRAVKSGDELDLGTNPESGCAHRFSFLSAPNLHWPDTIFSFDHGTGTLYTCDAFGLHYCSDELFDSDPGAIAPDFRFYYDCLMGPNARSVLQALKRMDALPQIHTVAVGHGPLLRHHLSLWLNDYRDWSSDRSAGETYAAVCYVSQYGFCDRLSQAIARGIGKAGAQVQLVDLRATDAQELSALVGEASAVVVPTWPASPDAELQASIGTLLAAIKPKQWVACYDAFGGNDEPIDTVASKLRSLGQKAAFEPLRIRQVPHADDYQRCEEAGTDLGQLLTKARTIAAMKALDGDLDKALGRLSGGLYVVTAQQTTEDGGSLSSAMVASWVSQASFEPPGLTVAVAKDRAIESLLQVGDRFVLNILREDNHQLLLRHFLKRFPPGADRFAGVATVEGAAAGGPVLGDALAFLGCRVAQRMEGPDHWIIYAEVEVGNVADTEAATAVHHRKVGNHY
- a CDS encoding MEKHLA domain-containing protein, with protein sequence MISSQAKQNVLAGWLQPDALQTVCSILQSHQQAFGRPLLAGLAADASDLQRAQALFASPAAVLAHDGADPDTDPGPRLIYANRSALVLWRRRWGEMVGLPSKFTAAAQERSGRQQALRQARAAEALSGYGGVRIDSRGRRFRIEGARLWTLRDARGCPRGQAARFSAWYWL